ATGAACAGTTCCAGGGGCCGGTTATTGAGAAGCTTGGCAAGCTTAAAGGTCAGCTGGAAGAAATGGGAACGGAAAACGGCATGGTTCGTATGGTTTTTTCTATTCCAACCCGTGGTCTGCTTGGATACCGTTCAGAATTTATGACGGATACCAAAGGCATGGGAATGATGAGTTACGTCTTTTCGGAATATGGTCCGTATGCCGGTGATATTATCAATCGGGTGAGTGGGGTGCTGGTAGTGAAAGAACCTTGCACTGCTGTTGCCTATGCGTTATTTAATCTTCAGGATCGGGGAAAGTTGTTCATAAAACCGGGAGCACCTCTTTATCAGGGACAGATTATCGGGGAACACTGCCGGGCTGCTGATCTGGTAGTCAATCCTGCCAAGGGGAAGAAACTGACCAACATGCGGGCTTCAGGATCTGATGAGGCTGTGATTCTCACTCCTCCCGCTGTCATGACCCTGGAGGATTGTATTGCTTATATCAATGACGATGAACTTGTGGAGGTAACGCCCAAGTCTATCCGGTTGCGAAAGAGGCCGGGATTACGTAAGTGATCTGGGGCTCAGCATATTCGCACGGTCGCGACTGCCCGCATAGAGGGGCTATAGCAGCCAGTCACGCCTGCACGAATCTGCTGTACCCCAGAGCACTTACAGGTTTGATGTGGATGAAAACATGGAGTTACAAATCCTGTGATCAGTTACGGGATTACGGATACGGGGGTAGATTGCAATGAGTACTACTCTGATGATGGTTATTGCGGGCCTGGCTGGGCTGGCGGTCTTCGGGGTTGTTGTGAGGAAGTATGGTTCAGACTGTATTCCCTGACTGACCCTTTATGGATCCGTTGGAACGGGTTTTTTTATTTTCTGGTTGTTAAAAACTGTTTTTTGATTTTTTGAACAGGTAATAATCTGCCAGAATCCGGGCATGGTCAAATACCAGGTCCGGAAGGGTGTCCCTGGTAAAAAGTGCCGCACTTTTTGCGTCATCACCGGCTGTCGGCTCACTTTCTGCACTGGCCATGAAAACCGTGGAGGCCGTATGCTGTCTCTCGTCCCGCCCTGGATCAGAATAGGTGTGGAACTGACGGAGATTGTGTACCGTCAACCCTGTTTCTTCCCTGGCTTCCCGCAGTGCCGCTGCCTCAAATGATTCTCCGTAATCGACAAATCCGCCGGGAAGGGCCCAGCCGAAAGGCGGGTTTTTTCTTTCAATGAGGACAATTTTATCTCTCACCTCGATGATGATATCTACAGTGGGTACCGGATTTCTGTAGACCTGAATGGGTTTGTTGCAGTGAGGACATTTCATGGTATCAGGAATTCCCGGAGTTCATGCCATCCCGAGACTGAGCGGAGGTTATGGCGATTTCTGTTCCAAGGCTGTTCGAAGACAAGAGGTGTGATTCCTGCCGTTGCGAGCTGCATACAGGTTTCCGCCCTGTCATCAATGAAATACTGCAGCTTCCGGTCGTGGATATATCTGGTTTTATCATTGTGATCCCCCATGGCAATAACCTTGATTGCGTCCCGTGTTCGTGCCGGGAAAAAAACATCAATCCAGTCCAGTACGGGTTGCTGCAGGGAACGGGCAGTGATGATTGTTATTTCTGGTGTCACCATGGCCAGTTCCGTCAGTGTCTCTACTGCTCCTTCCATGGGGGTGAGTCCTGTGGACAGTGAGTCTTCAAGAATATCTGTGAATATTCTTTCCACTAAAGACTGTTCCATTGCAATACAGTTTTCCAGGTCAAAACTGGTGATATCTTCCCTGGTAAAGGAGCAATAGCCGTATTTTTCACAGGCCAGGCGAAGAAAAGTTTCTGCAGTGTCGGCAATAACCCCGTCAAGGTCAAAGCCGGTTCTGTCCGGAGTAAGTTTCATGGATATTGGGGATAGTTTTCTTCAATTGATTTTATTTCCCGGGTCAGGCGACTGTTTTCCGGAGTAGGGATATGGAGTTTTTTCCCAGCCTTTTCTATGGCTCCATTGATGGCGTCAATCTCTGTTTTCTTACAGTTCCGTACATCCTGCAGCATGGAGGAAATATTGTCAGCTGTTTTTTCGGCGACGAGAAGAGTTGTCCGATAAGGGTCCTCAATAATATCGATCTGTAGCCTGCGGGCAATTTCCACGGCCTCATCAACTGCCGTTTTCATTCTGTCGCGTACTCCGGCCAGGGAGAGCAATTCTCCATTTCTACAGTTGAGTGTTGCTGTCAGGGCATTAATTCCAACATTGATGAACAGCTTGGACCATAACCGTGTCATGATTTGATCGGTAACGTCTGTCTGCAGACCTCCATTTTCAAAACAGGTCTTTGTCTTTTCAAGAAGATCGAGGAAGTGATTCTCCACACTCTGTGGAAAACCCAGGAAAGTCCGGCCGCTTCCGGCATGGCGAACCTGGCCCGGAGCGAGCAGTGTAGCACCTTCTGTGGTTGTGCCGTATGCTACCGTGCCGTCATGGAGGTGGGTCCCGAGATCAAGATGAGCAATGCCGTTCTGCATGAAAATGAGCAGCGTTTTTTCGTTGATCAATGGATTCCAGTAGTCAAGGCTGTTACGCAGATCATACGATTTGACACAGAAAACAATGACATCGGCAGGTGTTGCTGCCTGTGGTACTGCTGCAACATCAGTGGGAACCGCATATTTATTATCGCCAAGGTAATAGAGGATACCTGACCGGGAAAGTGCTTCTGCCCGCCTGCCATTGTAATCCAGCAGTCCGAGGGTATGCGCTGTTCCCCTGATCCCACGGAACAGTTTTGAAAACAGAAGACAACCAAGAGCTCCGGGACCTGCAATGAGAAAATGCATGGGTTTATTTTATAACTGCTTCTTCAATGATAGCCTTGTATTTGTAGCCAGCCCCAAAGTCCTTCTTTGCGGCCAGGACACCCTCAATGGTAATTTCACTGTTTACTTCCGGGATTTCAGAGCTTGTCACCACCATGTCATGGGTGTTTTTCATTGGATTGCCGGTACCGTCCTGCATATGGATCCAGTTTCTTCCCATGATATTGGGGCTGACCTTGACCACAAGACCATGAAGGGTGACCTTTTCACCATTGAGTTTATCTGCCTGGTTGTAGAGTTCTTCAACACTGTATCCATTTGGGGCATCAGCTTTTTTTATGCTGATTTCACGAAATGGGGCTATGGCTCCATTGCTTCCGCCTGAGCTTTGAATAGGTCGGGAGGCAGCAGGTGGACCTGCTTTGCGTTCAGATTGTACAGCAGCAGCAAAGGAATCGTCTGATGTTGTCATTCCGTGGAATGACTGGGTGCCTTTCCCATCCAGTCCGGATGAAAAAATTATGGTTTTAAAGGTACGCTCCAGGCTCTTGCTGACAAAATTCGTCATGACCATTCCAGGTTTGTATGTAACTGTCGTTCCTTTTTCCACCTTGGTCTGGGGAATCGCCACCCATGTTTTTTCTTTTCCGTTGTCCACCAGAATATAAGTGTAACCCCCGCTGTCCATTGTTTCAACAATTTTACCAGTGGTATTAAGAGTCATTCCATTCGCATGGTTAGTCTGTGGTATGAGCAGGAGAGAAAAGAGAAATACGGTGAAAATAATCAGAGAAAGAAACGGCTTTGACTGCATTGTAATATGCTCCTCTAAAAAAAATTATAAATGAAATACAGGTGACTGTTAACTGGCGGCAAAAGACCTTTCACTATGGGATTTTCAGACAAAAACAGAACCTATAACCGACGACAATCAATGTTAGTCATTCTCGACGAGAAAAGCAATATGCTCAAGAAGGATACGGCTCCAGATTTCATACGCTGCTTTTGTGATATGGACACCATCAGCCTGGAAAATAGTTTCTTCACTTTCACAGAATTTTGTGTATATGTCAAGAAAGCAACAGCCTGTCTGCATCGTCAGTGCTTCCAGGTGTGTATTGATACTGGGAATGGTATTGGCGGGTAACTCCGGAATTTTCATGGGAAGAAGGCTGCTCAGCAGAACTTCGGCAGACGGAAAGTCCTGTCTCAATTGGACGATGGTTTTTTTCAGTGTATGGATGAATCTGTAATTATCAGTAAGGATATCGTTAGTGCCGATCATCACAACCACCACATCGGGGGGATGGCTTTGTTCATGAATACCGGATAACATGCCATAGAGATCGAGGGTAGTGAGTCCGGGAATACCGAAATTTTGGACGCTGTGCATATTCAGACGTGACTGCCAGTCAAATTCAGCTATCAGGGAGTCTCCAATGAATAAAATCTGTATCATTTTTTCAGTGGTGGTAGAGTGATTTCTATTAAATAAGGCAGTGATCGTCCCTCTTGACTTTGGAAAGGCCGGGGATGAGTGTCTGGGTGGAGACAACTCCCGT
The DNA window shown above is from Desulfomarina profundi and carries:
- a CDS encoding GDSL-type esterase/lipase family protein; the protein is MIQILFIGDSLIAEFDWQSRLNMHSVQNFGIPGLTTLDLYGMLSGIHEQSHPPDVVVVMIGTNDILTDNYRFIHTLKKTIVQLRQDFPSAEVLLSSLLPMKIPELPANTIPSINTHLEALTMQTGCCFLDIYTKFCESEETIFQADGVHITKAAYEIWSRILLEHIAFLVEND
- a CDS encoding DNA-binding protein, whose product is MQSKPFLSLIIFTVFLFSLLLIPQTNHANGMTLNTTGKIVETMDSGGYTYILVDNGKEKTWVAIPQTKVEKGTTVTYKPGMVMTNFVSKSLERTFKTIIFSSGLDGKGTQSFHGMTTSDDSFAAAVQSERKAGPPAASRPIQSSGGSNGAIAPFREISIKKADAPNGYSVEELYNQADKLNGEKVTLHGLVVKVSPNIMGRNWIHMQDGTGNPMKNTHDMVVTSSEIPEVNSEITIEGVLAAKKDFGAGYKYKAIIEEAVIK
- a CDS encoding 5' nucleotidase, NT5C type, coding for MKLTPDRTGFDLDGVIADTAETFLRLACEKYGYCSFTREDITSFDLENCIAMEQSLVERIFTDILEDSLSTGLTPMEGAVETLTELAMVTPEITIITARSLQQPVLDWIDVFFPARTRDAIKVIAMGDHNDKTRYIHDRKLQYFIDDRAETCMQLATAGITPLVFEQPWNRNRHNLRSVSGWHELREFLIP
- a CDS encoding ketopantoate reductase family protein produces the protein MHFLIAGPGALGCLLFSKLFRGIRGTAHTLGLLDYNGRRAEALSRSGILYYLGDNKYAVPTDVAAVPQAATPADVIVFCVKSYDLRNSLDYWNPLINEKTLLIFMQNGIAHLDLGTHLHDGTVAYGTTTEGATLLAPGQVRHAGSGRTFLGFPQSVENHFLDLLEKTKTCFENGGLQTDVTDQIMTRLWSKLFINVGINALTATLNCRNGELLSLAGVRDRMKTAVDEAVEIARRLQIDIIEDPYRTTLLVAEKTADNISSMLQDVRNCKKTEIDAINGAIEKAGKKLHIPTPENSRLTREIKSIEENYPQYP
- a CDS encoding NUDIX domain-containing protein; this encodes MKCPHCNKPIQVYRNPVPTVDIIIEVRDKIVLIERKNPPFGWALPGGFVDYGESFEAAALREAREETGLTVHNLRQFHTYSDPGRDERQHTASTVFMASAESEPTAGDDAKSAALFTRDTLPDLVFDHARILADYYLFKKSKNSF